The proteins below are encoded in one region of Planctopirus limnophila DSM 3776:
- a CDS encoding MarR family winged helix-turn-helix transcriptional regulator: MNTFQKLLGKRRPFTDPAEEAALTLLRTADRLEYRCGQLFREHGLTNSQYNVLRILRGEGEPLPSLEIGRRMLQPVPAMTGLIDRLQKLGLVDRQKIPMDRRQILVGLTEQGRELISQLDEPLRKLISEMFSNLDEEGLKQLTHLLEKTRQQVEPDA; this comes from the coding sequence ATGAATACTTTCCAGAAACTCCTGGGAAAGCGTAGGCCCTTCACAGATCCGGCGGAAGAAGCGGCTTTGACCTTACTTCGAACGGCGGATCGACTCGAATACCGCTGCGGACAACTTTTTCGAGAGCATGGTCTCACAAATTCTCAATACAATGTGCTGCGGATTCTGCGCGGTGAAGGTGAACCCTTGCCCAGCCTGGAGATTGGCCGCCGTATGTTGCAGCCGGTCCCTGCCATGACAGGATTAATTGACCGTTTGCAAAAACTGGGTCTGGTTGATCGCCAGAAGATCCCGATGGATCGACGTCAGATTCTGGTGGGCCTCACTGAACAAGGTCGAGAGCTGATCTCTCAACTGGATGAACCCTTACGCAAGCTGATTTCCGAGATGTTCAGTAATCTCGATGAAGAGGGGCTGAAGCAGTTAACTCACCTGCTGGAAAAAACTCGCCAGCAGGTCGAACCCGACGCGTAA
- a CDS encoding pirin family protein, translated as MKQVRRAEDRGYFDHGWLKTAHTFSFGHYFDPGWNGFHTLRVINEDVVAPGQGFGMHGHKDMEIVTIVLQGELEHKDSLGNGEVLRPGELQRMTAGSGIRHSEFNPSSSQPTHLYQIWLFPEEKDLTPGYEQKPFPREEQLNQWRLVASRDGRDGSLTIQQKANLWLTDLSAGQSLRKDLSTSHKGWLQILKGQFLIDGHEVQEGDALYWSEEDRLDVVTKADGQLLLFELE; from the coding sequence ATGAAACAGGTACGTCGAGCTGAGGATCGCGGTTATTTTGATCATGGCTGGTTGAAGACGGCCCATACGTTCTCATTCGGCCATTACTTCGACCCGGGCTGGAATGGCTTTCATACACTCCGGGTCATCAACGAAGATGTGGTGGCACCAGGCCAGGGGTTTGGGATGCATGGCCACAAAGATATGGAGATCGTCACCATTGTGCTTCAGGGTGAACTGGAGCATAAAGACAGTCTGGGCAATGGAGAAGTTCTCCGCCCGGGCGAATTGCAGAGAATGACAGCGGGCAGCGGTATTCGTCACAGCGAATTCAACCCCAGTTCGAGTCAACCGACACATCTATACCAGATCTGGCTGTTTCCTGAGGAGAAAGATCTCACACCAGGTTATGAGCAGAAGCCATTTCCACGTGAAGAACAGTTGAATCAATGGCGATTGGTGGCTTCACGAGATGGCCGCGATGGCTCGCTAACTATTCAGCAAAAGGCGAATCTGTGGCTGACTGATCTCTCAGCAGGTCAATCGCTGCGAAAAGACCTTTCGACTTCGCACAAAGGATGGTTACAAATCCTGAAGGGTCAATTCCTGATCGATGGCCACGAGGTGCAGGAAGGGGATGCTCTCTACTGGAGTGAAGAAGATCGCCTCGATGTGGTCACGAAAGCCGATGGCCAGTTGCTGCTCTTTGAACTTGAATAA
- a CDS encoding DoxX family protein, with translation MFQSLLSILGRAALVAIFLMSALGNKIPNYSKVAAYMANEGVPAPQILLGGAIAFLIVGGALVLVGYKARLGATLLLIFLILATYFFHDFWTVKDLAAKEFQMIQFLKNLSLCGAMLFIMANGPGAGSLESVFSKRSGKK, from the coding sequence ATGTTTCAGTCCCTCCTTTCCATTTTGGGGCGAGCCGCCCTCGTTGCGATTTTCCTGATGAGTGCTCTCGGGAATAAAATCCCGAACTATTCCAAAGTAGCAGCTTATATGGCGAACGAAGGTGTTCCCGCACCACAGATCCTTTTGGGTGGAGCAATTGCCTTTTTGATTGTCGGGGGTGCGTTGGTCCTCGTTGGTTACAAAGCCAGACTGGGCGCGACTCTGCTCCTGATTTTTCTGATTCTCGCGACGTACTTCTTTCATGACTTCTGGACAGTTAAAGATCTCGCCGCCAAGGAATTTCAAATGATTCAGTTCTTGAAGAACCTCTCGCTGTGTGGAGCCATGCTCTTCATCATGGCCAATGGCCCGGGAGCAGGAAGCCTCGAATCGGTCTTTTCCAAGCGTTCGGGAAAGAAGTAA
- a CDS encoding RluA family pseudouridine synthase: MSPNVLPTHLMIEPAWSLEPQILLEDGPLLAIWKPAGLLTQGVPQGLPTLENWVKNWIREKYAKPGNVYLGIPHRLDRPVSGVMLFARNSKAAARLAEVFRDRRVKKTYTAVVEGMPPQTTGRLTNYLLKDPQAAHSQIVAEGTPGSKSAILDYRLLGTVAGRSLLEIELQTGRMHQIRVQMAAMGCPVVGDQEYQTPQAGDTTTRTVEEQSTTNLTTQPRGSERIALHASQIIVPHPIRFDEVTIHAPFPAEWASYWPEPERDLAGGV; this comes from the coding sequence ATGTCCCCGAATGTTCTGCCGACACACCTGATGATCGAGCCTGCCTGGAGCCTCGAACCTCAAATCCTCTTAGAAGATGGTCCTCTTCTTGCCATCTGGAAGCCGGCAGGGCTGTTAACTCAGGGAGTTCCCCAGGGGCTGCCCACGCTTGAAAACTGGGTCAAAAACTGGATTCGGGAGAAGTATGCCAAGCCAGGGAATGTCTACCTGGGGATCCCCCATCGACTGGATCGACCAGTCTCTGGTGTGATGCTCTTTGCTCGAAATTCCAAAGCCGCGGCCAGGCTGGCCGAGGTCTTTCGTGATCGTCGAGTCAAAAAAACATATACCGCAGTGGTGGAAGGGATGCCTCCACAGACGACTGGACGACTGACCAATTATCTTCTCAAGGATCCTCAAGCCGCCCATAGCCAGATCGTGGCGGAAGGGACACCGGGGAGTAAATCTGCCATTCTGGATTACCGTCTTCTCGGTACTGTGGCAGGTCGCAGCCTGCTGGAGATTGAACTCCAGACCGGGCGGATGCATCAGATTCGTGTGCAGATGGCAGCGATGGGTTGTCCGGTCGTGGGGGATCAGGAGTACCAAACGCCACAGGCTGGAGATACGACGACACGAACGGTTGAAGAGCAGTCGACGACGAATCTCACAACACAACCGAGGGGATCCGAGCGGATCGCCTTGCATGCGAGTCAGATCATTGTCCCTCATCCCATTCGCTTTGATGAAGTGACGATCCATGCACCATTCCCAGCCGAGTGGGCCAGTTATTGGCCAGAACCAGAAAGAGATCTCGCTGGCGGAGTTTGA
- a CDS encoding prenyltransferase/squalene oxidase repeat-containing protein — protein MSRSLRLWIVGIGLAAFVQSLAHSSVTFAADPAAIEAGRLKGLEYLKSKQEADGSWVYEGHQVGITALCTLALIENGVPLYDPVVDKGYKSVRRGIDGELKQTYDLTLAALLLARVGDRADKALIRTIGARLLAGQLESGGWTYTCPTVDATSLSSTARAPKRKAGMGDNSCTQFGVLGLWVCSRYGVPIDEAMQLVAARFVDSQNEDGGWPYNPKGTKTDSTGAMTSAGLFCLTVARATKIREELQKNAATRNSSTAKGAEKATLLQDPVYAKGFTQVGYYAKGMSPGSARYFMWSIERLGVLLGLERLGDVKWFDQGATALLKAQKPDGSWPDSKESPADTAFAVLFLRKANLGSDISRLLEGEPEQAFCLPGREGLPRFSSLQEAVAAAKPGEVIRIDGNGPYRCQNDLFKQDVTITAGFGYTPVLEYGVGYDSTGLRYRPEKDEIARALFTIDSGVVTLEGLRLQMDPPSGSSSIPWKILQVNGGQLRLLNCALSEGTKRGVVAISSKGSAVIVVKNSLLATSATAMQLDVADNQKVTIDNSVIFATKGFEISGQKELSIGIYASAVHTIDGFVAEKFSGELSVKALHDVFKCDSLGMSFLGADGSPNGRQWTGRNNVYNVSKWVGFKGKPVVIVKDPPSFSKFFNGGEVDPSKLTIAFLNSRKPGTSIHGLNTQEWDLSEKSELAFSAKKYGILSAITGPGGGFSRFREEIGYNQWQRGETPLSVAELEPLAKN, from the coding sequence ATGAGCCGATCTTTACGCCTGTGGATTGTGGGTATCGGGCTGGCTGCCTTCGTACAGAGTTTGGCGCATTCGTCCGTCACTTTTGCGGCCGATCCTGCGGCCATTGAAGCCGGGCGACTCAAAGGGCTGGAATATCTGAAGTCGAAGCAGGAGGCCGATGGAAGCTGGGTGTATGAAGGGCACCAGGTTGGGATTACCGCTTTGTGTACCCTCGCGCTCATTGAGAATGGTGTGCCGTTGTATGACCCGGTCGTTGATAAAGGCTACAAAAGTGTTCGACGGGGGATTGATGGCGAGCTGAAACAGACGTACGACCTCACGCTGGCGGCACTGCTCCTGGCACGCGTTGGTGATCGTGCCGACAAGGCTTTGATTCGTACGATTGGCGCCCGATTACTCGCTGGCCAGTTGGAAAGCGGCGGGTGGACATATACCTGTCCGACGGTCGATGCGACTTCGCTTTCGTCCACGGCCCGTGCCCCGAAGCGAAAAGCTGGCATGGGAGATAACAGCTGTACTCAGTTTGGTGTGCTGGGGTTGTGGGTCTGTTCGCGGTACGGCGTACCGATCGATGAAGCGATGCAACTGGTCGCTGCACGATTTGTCGATTCGCAAAATGAAGACGGTGGCTGGCCTTACAACCCCAAGGGCACGAAAACGGATAGCACAGGTGCGATGACATCAGCAGGTTTGTTCTGCCTGACAGTTGCACGAGCCACCAAGATTCGCGAAGAACTTCAGAAGAATGCAGCCACCCGCAATTCATCAACCGCGAAAGGCGCCGAAAAAGCCACGTTACTGCAAGATCCTGTCTATGCCAAAGGATTCACTCAAGTTGGCTACTACGCCAAAGGGATGAGCCCCGGATCGGCCCGCTATTTCATGTGGTCCATTGAGCGTCTGGGTGTGCTCCTGGGATTGGAACGCCTCGGAGACGTGAAGTGGTTCGATCAAGGGGCCACAGCTCTCTTGAAGGCTCAGAAGCCAGATGGTTCGTGGCCAGATTCCAAAGAAAGCCCGGCTGATACCGCCTTTGCGGTTTTGTTCTTGAGGAAGGCCAATCTGGGCAGCGATATTTCGCGATTGCTGGAAGGGGAGCCTGAACAAGCCTTTTGTCTGCCGGGACGCGAAGGCTTACCACGCTTTTCTTCCCTGCAGGAAGCAGTGGCCGCTGCCAAGCCTGGGGAAGTCATTCGTATTGATGGGAATGGCCCCTATCGCTGCCAGAACGATCTGTTCAAGCAGGATGTCACGATCACAGCAGGCTTCGGCTACACACCCGTGCTTGAGTATGGTGTGGGATATGACAGCACTGGCCTGAGATATCGACCTGAGAAAGATGAGATTGCCCGTGCCCTGTTCACGATCGACAGTGGTGTCGTCACGCTGGAAGGACTCCGATTGCAGATGGATCCACCGTCGGGATCGTCTTCGATTCCATGGAAAATTCTGCAGGTGAATGGCGGGCAGTTGCGATTACTTAACTGCGCCCTCTCTGAAGGAACCAAACGCGGAGTGGTGGCGATCAGTTCCAAAGGAAGCGCTGTCATCGTCGTTAAAAATTCGTTGCTGGCCACCAGTGCGACAGCCATGCAACTCGATGTCGCAGATAACCAGAAGGTAACAATCGATAACAGCGTGATTTTCGCCACGAAAGGATTTGAAATCTCTGGTCAAAAAGAGCTGTCGATCGGCATTTATGCAAGTGCTGTGCATACGATCGATGGCTTTGTCGCAGAGAAATTCAGCGGCGAACTCAGTGTGAAAGCACTCCACGATGTCTTCAAGTGCGATTCGCTGGGCATGTCGTTCCTGGGAGCTGATGGAAGCCCGAACGGACGCCAATGGACAGGACGGAACAACGTTTACAATGTTTCCAAGTGGGTGGGATTCAAAGGGAAGCCGGTCGTCATTGTGAAAGACCCACCCAGCTTCAGTAAATTCTTTAACGGTGGCGAAGTGGACCCCTCCAAACTGACCATTGCTTTCCTCAATTCCCGTAAGCCAGGTACTTCCATCCATGGTTTGAACACACAGGAGTGGGATCTCTCCGAGAAGAGCGAACTCGCCTTTTCAGCGAAAAAGTACGGCATACTCTCGGCCATCACCGGCCCTGGTGGTGGATTCAGTCGCTTTCGTGAGGAAATTGGTTACAACCAGTGGCAACGTGGAGAGACTCCACTTTCTGTTGCTGAACTTGAACCGCTGGCTAAAAACTGA
- a CDS encoding sugar transferase, whose translation MKRAFDVVLALSAGMVLLPLMMAIACVVRLTSRGPALYWSNRVGQNNEIFPMPKFRSMRIDTPVVATHLLTDSRSWITPVGHFLRKTSLDELPQLWSILRGDMSFVGPRPALFNQDDLVAARTAERVHLLRPGLTGWAQINGRDELSIPEKVALDAEYARRQSLWFDLQILWMTSIKVLRREGVRQADEPAGRRAA comes from the coding sequence GTGAAGCGTGCATTTGACGTTGTGCTGGCCTTATCAGCAGGAATGGTGCTGCTGCCGCTCATGATGGCGATTGCCTGCGTGGTGCGACTGACATCGCGTGGGCCGGCACTTTACTGGTCGAACCGAGTCGGCCAGAACAACGAAATTTTCCCGATGCCGAAGTTTCGCTCGATGCGGATCGATACGCCGGTGGTCGCGACTCATTTACTCACTGACTCACGTTCGTGGATCACGCCAGTGGGTCATTTTCTCCGCAAGACGAGTCTCGATGAACTGCCGCAACTGTGGTCGATTCTGCGGGGTGATATGAGTTTTGTCGGCCCGCGTCCGGCACTGTTCAATCAGGATGACCTCGTGGCAGCACGGACAGCGGAGCGCGTCCATCTATTGCGGCCAGGCCTCACGGGCTGGGCACAGATCAACGGTCGCGATGAGTTATCGATTCCCGAGAAAGTCGCTTTAGATGCCGAGTACGCTCGTCGGCAATCTTTGTGGTTTGATCTGCAGATTCTGTGGATGACTTCCATCAAGGTGTTAAGGCGAGAAGGAGTGCGTCAGGCCGACGAACCAGCAGGTCGTCGAGCTGCGTGA
- a CDS encoding NAD-dependent epimerase/dehydratase family protein — protein sequence MEFATHQNHCEVIPQTVAVTGATGAVGRQVCLGLRVAGFHVRAVGRSAVGLDIADESVVADLDDTRALATAMSGAAAVIHLAALLHINNPGSDIKQKYWQVNVAGSRHVCEAASECGVKRVILASTINVYGSAFQQGVVNESTAPCPIDWYSESKLAAEEVGLTFPNVTIWRLAAVLGRGLKGNYRTLLKLGRYGVLPCIGDGSNRRTLIHAADLSRLIAAELKADPSTQRIWNVCDSTIYSLNEILASIREATGGRARILRIPRNMTRSGLGVVEAMFHAVRRKAPVGRWLVDKMCEDVAVDGSALWRELGMAPAVSLVDGWRDAAGELNLIETLESARHCQRAA from the coding sequence ATGGAGTTTGCTACTCATCAAAATCACTGTGAGGTGATACCGCAAACCGTCGCTGTTACTGGGGCAACCGGTGCGGTGGGGCGGCAGGTTTGTCTGGGGTTGCGAGTGGCGGGTTTTCATGTGCGGGCCGTGGGGCGTTCGGCAGTAGGACTCGATATCGCTGATGAATCCGTCGTCGCCGATCTTGACGACACGCGTGCGCTGGCCACGGCGATGAGCGGTGCTGCTGCCGTCATTCATCTGGCGGCACTTCTACATATCAATAATCCCGGGAGCGACATTAAGCAGAAGTATTGGCAAGTGAACGTCGCTGGCTCCCGCCATGTCTGTGAGGCGGCCAGCGAATGCGGCGTCAAACGTGTGATTTTAGCCAGCACCATCAATGTTTATGGCTCGGCCTTTCAGCAGGGCGTGGTGAATGAATCGACGGCTCCTTGTCCAATCGACTGGTACTCAGAAAGCAAGCTGGCAGCTGAGGAAGTGGGCTTAACCTTTCCGAATGTCACCATCTGGCGGTTGGCCGCTGTTTTGGGACGGGGGCTCAAGGGGAACTATCGAACCCTTTTAAAGCTGGGACGATATGGAGTGCTGCCATGCATTGGCGACGGATCGAACCGCCGCACGTTGATCCATGCGGCTGATCTTTCGCGGTTGATCGCTGCCGAGTTGAAAGCCGATCCATCGACACAACGTATCTGGAATGTTTGCGACTCGACGATTTACTCACTCAATGAGATCCTGGCTTCAATCCGCGAAGCAACAGGTGGACGTGCGAGAATACTGCGTATCCCCAGAAACATGACGCGGAGTGGGTTGGGTGTGGTCGAGGCCATGTTTCATGCCGTTCGGCGGAAGGCACCCGTCGGCAGGTGGCTGGTGGACAAAATGTGTGAAGATGTGGCGGTGGATGGGTCGGCACTTTGGCGGGAGCTGGGGATGGCTCCGGCAGTTTCCCTGGTGGATGGCTGGCGAGATGCGGCTGGCGAACTGAACTTGATCGAAACTCTTGAATCGGCGAGACATTGTCAACGGGCGGCTTAG
- a CDS encoding glycosyltransferase family 4 protein yields the protein MTQPHLVYLISEDWYFWSHRLHLARAAMAAGYRVSLVTRTSTYQEKIESEGIRVISFACPRRSIDPFSNLRVVTRLAKILRELQPDLVHNVALKNVLLGTLAARLAGVPQIVNAFAGLGYVFAAKGWKAALGRTAIRTILRGCFLGLRSPVIVQNSDDERELVDSGIVRQEEICLIRGAGVDIESFHPVPEPAQPSIVVMACRMLWSKGVQQFVDAAQLLRSKGCESRFVLVGRTDTDNPDHVSESQLRAWQRDGVIEWWEHQSDMQTVFSQAQLVCLPSFYGEGLPKVLLEAAACGRAIITTDIRGCREICRPGLNGWLIPIKESTALAEAIHFALSHPEIRQTFGQGGRRLVEEEFTSTLIAEQTIRLYQRLVPVSDDSITRRKAA from the coding sequence GTGACGCAGCCACATCTGGTTTATCTGATCAGTGAAGACTGGTATTTCTGGTCGCACCGCCTGCATCTGGCCAGGGCCGCCATGGCGGCGGGCTACCGCGTTTCTCTAGTCACACGTACCAGCACTTATCAAGAGAAAATCGAATCCGAAGGGATTCGTGTGATCTCGTTTGCATGCCCGAGACGTTCGATTGACCCTTTCAGCAATCTGCGTGTCGTTACCCGGTTGGCGAAAATTCTGCGAGAGCTTCAACCCGATCTTGTGCATAACGTCGCATTAAAAAATGTGTTGCTGGGTACATTGGCAGCTCGTTTGGCGGGAGTGCCGCAGATCGTCAATGCGTTTGCAGGACTGGGTTATGTCTTCGCCGCTAAAGGATGGAAGGCTGCGTTGGGCCGTACCGCCATCCGGACGATCCTTAGAGGTTGTTTTTTGGGTCTTCGGTCACCAGTCATCGTTCAGAATAGTGATGACGAGCGTGAGTTGGTCGATTCCGGGATCGTTCGACAAGAGGAAATCTGTTTGATCCGAGGCGCGGGCGTTGATATCGAGTCATTTCACCCGGTGCCTGAACCGGCACAGCCATCGATTGTTGTCATGGCCTGCCGCATGCTGTGGTCTAAAGGCGTGCAGCAATTTGTGGATGCTGCTCAGTTACTAAGATCTAAGGGTTGTGAAAGTCGCTTTGTGCTGGTGGGGCGGACAGATACAGACAATCCTGATCATGTATCGGAATCGCAGTTGCGGGCATGGCAACGAGATGGCGTCATTGAATGGTGGGAACACCAGTCAGATATGCAAACTGTTTTCAGCCAGGCGCAACTTGTGTGCCTCCCCAGCTTCTATGGAGAGGGACTACCAAAAGTCCTCCTCGAAGCTGCGGCTTGCGGCAGGGCCATTATCACGACAGATATCCGAGGCTGCCGGGAAATTTGCCGCCCTGGGCTCAATGGCTGGTTGATACCCATTAAAGAGAGTACAGCTTTAGCAGAAGCGATACATTTTGCACTATCGCATCCTGAGATACGCCAAACCTTCGGACAAGGTGGACGTCGTTTAGTAGAAGAGGAATTTACTTCGACATTGATCGCAGAGCAGACGATTCGACTCTATCAAAGGCTCGTACCCGTCAGTGACGATTCGATCACACGTCGGAAAGCGGCATAA
- a CDS encoding class I SAM-dependent methyltransferase codes for MNIRHSLLNPRHWVRQMLPTSRRLLLEKSLRQLDLSACKSVLICGAGHDPYRHLFQGAQEYVCLDIEEVPGVTDVVADVLSMPFEDGRFDCVVATECMEHIADPFTLCSQITRVLKPGGRVVLSVPFMFHQHGDPYDFWRPTRHCLESLFKEFDNVEIISHGHRLHVVSDLCSTASPGWLFAPLRLANHLLARLPGSLQRGHRTPSATTGFLLTATKSANSSLHERAA; via the coding sequence ATGAATATACGTCATTCTCTCCTCAATCCCCGGCACTGGGTGCGTCAGATGTTGCCGACTTCGCGGCGGTTGCTGCTGGAGAAGTCGTTGCGGCAGCTGGATCTTTCAGCCTGCAAATCGGTCCTGATCTGCGGGGCGGGGCATGATCCTTACCGGCATCTGTTCCAGGGCGCCCAGGAGTATGTCTGCCTCGATATCGAAGAAGTACCCGGCGTGACTGACGTGGTGGCCGATGTCCTCAGTATGCCCTTTGAAGACGGACGCTTTGACTGCGTCGTGGCCACCGAATGTATGGAACACATTGCGGATCCATTCACACTCTGTTCGCAGATTACGCGCGTGCTCAAGCCGGGCGGTCGTGTGGTGCTTTCTGTCCCGTTCATGTTTCATCAGCATGGCGACCCTTACGACTTCTGGCGACCCACCCGGCATTGCCTCGAATCGCTCTTTAAAGAGTTTGACAACGTGGAGATTATTTCTCACGGACATCGCCTGCATGTCGTTTCCGATCTTTGTTCGACAGCTTCGCCCGGGTGGTTGTTTGCCCCTTTGCGGCTGGCCAATCACCTGCTGGCACGGTTGCCGGGGAGTTTGCAGCGGGGGCATCGAACCCCATCGGCAACGACAGGGTTTCTGTTGACGGCCACCAAGTCGGCCAACTCTTCCCTCCATGAACGGGCCGCCTGA
- a CDS encoding glycosyltransferase, producing MKVLHIINSFELGGAQRALQKIVRYSSTKGICSFVVSLTSRGNLGEEFRSLGCEVDCIRMDYSLTVPIACIKLLRLLKVIQPDVVVTWLYQSDFFGGLLTKCVARKVPVVWNLRTAAGDDIAGRTARFFRFLCASISRWIPSLIIGNSPSVLLTHERLKYPKDKLRMIPNGFDSDLFRSDPLVRKQVREELQVAKDEILFGMVARRHKSKDHETFLRAAVLTCAQVSNAKFVLFGHGISGDDPVFQEILKDCEHRSHFHFLQPRSDVKSIQMSLDVGVLMSNVDEGFPNSIGEAMACGVPCIVSDTGGSSFVVGDCGVVVPKHSVDKLHEAMLEFASKSEASRLELGESCRERIVHEFGIEATTMQHIDSWREVITNVNSKMQ from the coding sequence ATGAAAGTACTTCATATCATCAACAGTTTTGAACTCGGAGGGGCACAAAGAGCTCTTCAGAAAATTGTGCGTTATTCTTCCACAAAAGGTATTTGTTCATTTGTTGTTTCGCTGACATCACGAGGCAATTTAGGAGAGGAATTCCGTAGCTTGGGCTGCGAAGTAGATTGCATCCGGATGGATTATTCACTTACGGTGCCGATTGCTTGTATAAAATTGCTCAGATTGCTGAAAGTGATTCAACCCGACGTGGTTGTGACATGGCTTTATCAATCTGATTTTTTTGGCGGCCTACTGACCAAATGTGTCGCAAGAAAGGTGCCCGTTGTCTGGAATCTCCGTACCGCCGCTGGCGACGACATCGCAGGGAGAACGGCACGTTTCTTTCGGTTTCTTTGTGCCTCTATTTCGCGGTGGATTCCATCGCTCATCATTGGAAATTCACCTTCTGTCCTCTTAACTCATGAACGGCTGAAATATCCTAAAGATAAACTCAGGATGATTCCTAATGGCTTCGATTCTGATCTGTTCCGTTCGGATCCTCTGGTTCGAAAACAGGTGCGTGAAGAATTGCAGGTTGCGAAAGATGAGATTCTGTTTGGAATGGTTGCCAGGCGGCATAAGTCAAAAGATCACGAGACATTCCTTCGGGCAGCCGTTCTGACTTGTGCTCAGGTTTCAAATGCCAAGTTTGTCCTGTTCGGCCATGGCATTTCTGGGGATGATCCTGTGTTTCAGGAGATCCTTAAAGATTGTGAACACCGTTCGCACTTTCACTTCTTACAACCTCGCAGCGATGTGAAGTCGATTCAGATGAGTCTTGATGTCGGAGTCCTCATGTCGAATGTTGACGAAGGATTTCCCAACAGTATCGGCGAGGCGATGGCGTGTGGAGTTCCCTGTATTGTCAGCGATACAGGAGGTTCCAGCTTTGTCGTAGGCGACTGTGGGGTCGTGGTACCAAAACACAGTGTTGATAAACTTCACGAAGCGATGCTTGAGTTTGCATCTAAAAGTGAGGCTTCCCGACTGGAATTGGGCGAATCATGTCGCGAGCGAATTGTGCATGAGTTCGGCATCGAGGCAACAACCATGCAGCATATTGATTCCTGGCGCGAAGTGATAACGAATGTGAACTCTAAAATGCAATGA
- a CDS encoding O-antigen ligase family protein → MLANSSVIAVNRYRTQNLYSSSTHIRTAKTKWFLPVLGGVFLCFFVAKADDLLSVRFDAPNPWIMLIAAGCLFTAFSSRTVRLPYLFQQLSTVGAPLGIMLLLSGWGAFCSVMFGVAKGTEEHYLVLPLFDGICFVFGLFIGIALSVNGHNSYTVWRSVSFLWLCAYSISIAIDLINPGTFSTVPSRSAGFAMNSNDGAFCICFLCILSLDWRNGIIDLMSFCSICLSLGCVFATYSRSGLCVLACVCVLFLSVVCRKGWGTILIGLITASLMAITAPIVIGMVVENTSQGSGSARATAILNGDFDVVFNKDDYRAHLAKYFLDLAWKEPVLGWGTRFSYSLIHDQGPHNIYIAQFLDNGLPALILLATLFATILLRAIHRRDMMAICMICTVILYGFFSHNVLDLRGVLLLLGFISCKSHGMYLAKDIRAYRDPLVVSRRRTAA, encoded by the coding sequence GTGCTAGCAAACAGCTCAGTGATCGCCGTCAATCGATACAGGACTCAGAACCTGTATAGCTCTTCCACACACATTCGCACTGCTAAAACAAAGTGGTTTTTGCCGGTCCTTGGAGGCGTTTTTCTTTGCTTCTTTGTTGCAAAAGCTGATGATCTGCTCTCCGTGAGATTCGATGCACCAAATCCATGGATCATGCTTATCGCGGCAGGATGCCTGTTTACTGCTTTTAGCAGTAGAACTGTGCGGTTACCGTACCTTTTTCAGCAATTGAGCACTGTCGGCGCTCCACTTGGCATTATGCTCCTGCTTAGTGGATGGGGTGCTTTTTGCAGTGTCATGTTCGGCGTTGCAAAGGGAACCGAAGAGCATTATCTCGTACTTCCCCTTTTTGATGGCATATGCTTTGTTTTCGGGTTGTTTATTGGAATTGCGCTTAGCGTTAATGGACATAATTCCTACACGGTCTGGAGATCTGTTTCCTTCCTGTGGCTTTGTGCATATTCGATCAGCATCGCAATCGACCTGATCAATCCGGGGACATTCTCAACAGTACCCAGCAGAAGCGCCGGTTTCGCCATGAACTCGAATGACGGAGCATTCTGTATCTGCTTTTTATGCATTTTGTCTCTGGATTGGAGAAACGGAATCATTGACTTGATGTCATTCTGCTCAATTTGCCTTTCACTCGGCTGCGTTTTTGCCACATACTCACGAAGCGGCTTATGCGTTCTCGCATGCGTATGCGTTCTATTTTTATCAGTCGTTTGCAGGAAGGGCTGGGGTACAATTCTCATTGGCCTAATCACTGCGTCATTAATGGCCATCACTGCGCCCATAGTCATAGGCATGGTTGTTGAAAACACAAGCCAAGGAAGTGGTTCAGCGAGGGCAACAGCAATTCTTAATGGGGACTTTGACGTTGTCTTCAATAAAGATGATTATCGCGCCCATCTTGCAAAATATTTCTTGGATCTTGCATGGAAAGAACCTGTTCTGGGCTGGGGAACACGTTTTTCTTATTCTCTGATTCACGATCAAGGCCCACATAATATTTATATTGCTCAGTTCCTTGATAATGGTCTTCCGGCCCTAATCCTGCTTGCTACCTTGTTTGCTACAATTCTTTTGCGGGCGATTCATCGGCGTGACATGATGGCTATATGCATGATATGCACGGTGATTTTATATGGTTTTTTTTCTCACAATGTGCTTGACTTACGGGGCGTTCTACTTCTGTTAGGTTTCATTTCATGTAAGTCTCATGGAATGTATCTGGCGAAGGACATACGCGCATATCGTGACCCTTTAGTTGTAAGCAGACGGCGAACCGCTGCTTGA